Proteins from a single region of Amycolatopsis sp. CA-230715:
- a CDS encoding D-alanyl-D-alanine carboxypeptidase — MILSDSARARVFAVLARFLALALVPIAYFAEPGRGRFLACQWALGLRFPAEDLNGLTARTRDALMAARAVAFWRDHHLIGLTSGHRDHAEQRRMFADEVGRTGSLHAARVRVLPADESAHVKGIALDVRPTEGARWLEEHGADYGLYRIYENEWWHFEHRASRPELLPHPGVKLVGVQR, encoded by the coding sequence ATGATTCTCTCCGACTCCGCCCGCGCCAGGGTTTTCGCCGTACTGGCCAGGTTTCTCGCCCTCGCGCTCGTGCCGATCGCGTACTTCGCCGAACCGGGCCGCGGCCGGTTCCTCGCCTGCCAATGGGCGCTGGGCCTGCGCTTTCCCGCCGAGGACCTGAACGGCCTGACCGCGCGCACCCGCGACGCCCTGATGGCGGCGCGGGCCGTCGCGTTCTGGCGGGACCACCACCTCATCGGCCTCACCTCGGGCCATCGGGACCACGCCGAACAGCGCAGGATGTTCGCCGACGAGGTCGGCAGGACGGGATCGCTGCACGCGGCGCGCGTGCGCGTGCTGCCCGCGGACGAGTCCGCGCACGTCAAGGGAATCGCGCTGGACGTGCGCCCCACCGAAGGCGCGCGCTGGCTCGAAGAGCACGGCGCGGACTACGGCCTGTACCGCATCTACGAGAACGAATGGTGGCACTTCGAGCACCGGGCGAGCAGGCCGGAACTGCTGCCGCACCCCGGCGTGAAGCTCGTGGGCGTTCAGAGGTGA
- a CDS encoding phosphatase PAP2 family protein: MTGTTLAPERPPRPTTDRRAPVLAALGFAAAAAGICVVFVWTRGGQALDRALLPQPERRGYALNTTLSEPASAVLSFFGDKVTLAVLFAVVLLTGVVTGRASAGVAGVLVAGCSGALTSALKAVVIRPDFDDAGALAHNSFPSGNTGAAAGLLLGLLIAAPPRARWWIAAPGAAGVSAVAAATIAAGWHRLSDVLAAVLLACAVCCAAAALLPRSDRSHVDGGGAPWLGAGLVPPLALLPVFYSATTSTGPPPLLAATTVTGVVVGGSVLAVAVLLRAADLRRPAMVTT, encoded by the coding sequence ATGACCGGCACCACCCTCGCCCCCGAACGACCACCGCGTCCGACGACGGACCGGCGCGCACCGGTCCTCGCCGCGCTGGGCTTCGCCGCCGCGGCGGCGGGAATCTGCGTCGTGTTCGTGTGGACCCGCGGCGGTCAGGCACTCGACCGCGCGCTCCTGCCGCAGCCCGAACGCCGCGGATACGCGCTGAACACCACGCTGTCCGAGCCCGCGTCCGCGGTGCTGAGCTTCTTCGGGGACAAGGTGACGCTCGCGGTGCTGTTCGCCGTGGTGCTCCTGACCGGGGTGGTGACCGGGCGCGCGTCGGCGGGCGTGGCCGGGGTGCTCGTCGCTGGCTGCTCGGGGGCGCTCACCAGCGCGCTCAAGGCCGTGGTCATCCGGCCCGACTTCGACGACGCCGGGGCACTGGCGCACAACAGCTTTCCCAGCGGGAACACCGGTGCCGCGGCGGGGCTGCTGCTCGGGTTGCTGATCGCCGCGCCACCGCGCGCGCGGTGGTGGATCGCCGCACCCGGCGCCGCGGGGGTTTCGGCGGTCGCCGCAGCCACGATCGCGGCCGGGTGGCACCGGCTCAGCGACGTCCTCGCGGCCGTGCTGCTCGCCTGCGCGGTGTGCTGCGCCGCGGCCGCCTTGCTGCCGAGGAGCGATCGGTCGCATGTGGACGGCGGTGGTGCGCCGTGGCTCGGCGCCGGGCTGGTGCCGCCGCTGGCGCTGCTGCCGGTGTTCTACTCGGCCACGACCTCGACCGGGCCACCGCCGCTGCTGGCCGCCACGACGGTCACCGGCGTCGTCGTCGGGGGTTCGGTGCTGGCGGTCGCGGTGCTGCTGCGGGCCGCCGATCTCCGGCGGCCCGCGATGGTCACGACGTGA
- a CDS encoding response regulator — protein MLRGVSRVLLIEDDPAVRDGLQLALGRQGHAVEVAETGERGLAALAAAPADVVVLDLMLPGIDGFEVCRRIRAGGDLPIIMLTARNDDMDVVAGLEAGADDYVVKPVRPRVLEARIRAVLRRTTTERQTDDEPALEQHGDLTIDRDALVVRKGGEPVSLAPTELRLLLELSGTPGRVLSRRQLLSSVWDHDYLGDSRLVDACVQRLRAKVEDDSAAPVYVQTVRGFGYRFGPV, from the coding sequence ATGCTGCGAGGCGTGTCCCGAGTTCTCCTGATCGAAGACGACCCGGCCGTGCGCGACGGACTGCAGCTCGCGCTCGGCAGACAGGGCCACGCGGTGGAGGTCGCGGAAACCGGCGAGCGGGGTCTCGCCGCGCTGGCCGCCGCGCCGGCCGACGTGGTGGTGCTGGACCTGATGCTGCCCGGGATCGACGGGTTCGAGGTGTGCCGCCGGATCAGGGCGGGCGGCGATCTGCCGATCATCATGCTCACCGCCCGCAACGACGACATGGACGTGGTGGCCGGTCTCGAAGCGGGCGCCGACGACTACGTGGTCAAGCCGGTCCGGCCGCGGGTGCTGGAGGCGAGGATCCGTGCCGTGCTGCGGCGGACCACCACCGAGCGGCAGACCGACGACGAACCGGCGCTCGAACAGCACGGCGACCTGACCATCGACCGGGACGCGCTCGTGGTGCGCAAGGGCGGCGAACCGGTGAGCCTCGCGCCGACGGAGCTGCGCCTGCTGCTCGAACTCTCCGGCACGCCGGGCCGCGTGCTGAGCAGGCGCCAGCTGCTGTCCTCGGTGTGGGACCACGACTACCTCGGCGACTCGCGGCTCGTCGACGCGTGCGTGCAACGGCTGCGCGCCAAGGTCGAGGACGATTCGGCGGCACCGGTGTACGTGCAGACGGTGCGCGGCTTCGGTTATCGGTTCGGACCGGTGTGA
- a CDS encoding sensor histidine kinase, which yields MKLTDALRTPWGLRNRLLAAFAALVVLTTAGVAGAMYVQARSVLLQKSQDTAALALVDQIKRMPPVREIPPSRAQLGWISDALSQGTEHASAVYGELQSPSRNDALSATPELREKVATGSVAWQRVSKYGRTALVIGVPLFLDGTFSPSGIEVYRVVDLTAEDDAVNQLSLLAWLTGGAAMVLAVGLALFAARGVLRPVRELGDAAHRLGEGDLATRLEVRGTDELAGVASTFNDTAGALQRHVEDLRRMEADARRFVADVSHELRTPLAAMTAVADVLEEDAAHLPGDAGRAARLVSQEAHNLTRLVNDLIEISRFDSGAAALVLEDVDLAEAVRATLHARGWDDDVETDLPDGVTARLDPRRLDVIVANLAGNALKHGEPPVFLALRAEAGEVVVEVGDHGSGLDAEVLPHVFDRFYKADAARARSEGSGLGLAIAWENARLHGGSLVAGNRAEGGALFTLRLPDHQEGAS from the coding sequence GTGAAGCTGACGGACGCCCTGCGGACGCCGTGGGGGCTGCGGAACCGGTTGCTCGCCGCGTTCGCGGCGCTCGTCGTGCTCACCACGGCCGGGGTCGCGGGCGCGATGTACGTGCAGGCCCGTTCGGTGCTGCTGCAGAAGTCGCAGGACACCGCGGCGCTGGCGCTGGTCGACCAGATCAAGCGGATGCCGCCGGTGCGCGAGATTCCGCCGAGCCGGGCCCAGCTCGGCTGGATCTCGGACGCCCTGTCCCAGGGGACCGAGCACGCGAGCGCGGTCTACGGCGAACTGCAGTCCCCGTCCAGGAACGACGCCCTCTCGGCCACGCCGGAGCTGCGCGAGAAGGTGGCGACCGGTTCGGTCGCGTGGCAGCGCGTGTCCAAGTACGGGCGCACGGCACTGGTCATCGGTGTCCCGCTGTTCCTCGACGGAACGTTTTCCCCGTCCGGGATCGAGGTCTACCGCGTCGTCGACCTCACCGCCGAGGACGACGCCGTGAACCAGCTGTCGCTGCTGGCGTGGCTGACCGGGGGCGCCGCGATGGTGCTCGCGGTGGGACTGGCGCTGTTCGCCGCGCGCGGTGTGCTCCGGCCCGTCCGGGAACTGGGCGATGCCGCGCACCGGCTCGGCGAAGGCGATCTCGCGACCAGGCTGGAAGTTCGCGGCACCGACGAACTCGCCGGGGTGGCGAGCACGTTCAACGACACCGCGGGCGCGCTGCAACGGCACGTCGAAGACCTGCGCCGGATGGAAGCCGACGCGAGGCGGTTCGTCGCCGACGTCTCGCACGAGCTGCGCACGCCGCTGGCCGCGATGACCGCGGTCGCCGACGTGCTCGAAGAGGACGCCGCGCACCTGCCAGGGGACGCGGGCCGCGCGGCGAGGCTGGTCAGCCAGGAGGCACACAACCTGACGCGGCTGGTGAACGACCTGATCGAGATCAGCAGGTTCGACTCGGGCGCCGCCGCGCTCGTGCTCGAAGACGTCGATCTCGCCGAAGCGGTGCGGGCCACCCTGCACGCCCGCGGCTGGGACGACGACGTCGAAACCGATCTTCCCGACGGGGTGACCGCGCGGCTCGATCCGCGCAGGCTGGACGTGATCGTGGCGAACCTGGCCGGCAACGCGCTCAAGCACGGCGAACCTCCGGTGTTCCTCGCACTGCGGGCCGAAGCGGGTGAGGTGGTGGTCGAGGTCGGCGACCACGGCAGCGGGCTCGACGCGGAAGTGCTCCCCCACGTCTTCGACCGGTTCTACAAGGCCGACGCCGCCCGCGCCCGGTCCGAGGGCAGCGGGCTCGGGCTCGCCATCGCGTGGGAAAACGCCCGCCTGCACGGCGGAAGTCTCGTCGCGGGCAACCGCGCGGAGGGCGGCGCGCTATTCACCCTCCGCCTGCCGGACCATCAGGAAGGGGCGTCGTGA
- a CDS encoding fatty acid desaturase family protein: MSIDDDIAKPATGSDFARLSRRITEAGLMARRPGYYTARVGIVAGLYLGGIAAFFALGDSWAQLGLAAFFAVLFGQVALLAHDLAHRQVFRTRRPTEIAGLLAGNLGIGMSYGWWMDKHTRHHANPNHEDLDPDVDPDILVWSQKQAKASKGLPRFIGRWQAFLFFPLLTLEGLNLHFSGVRAVVKGNLRHRGIEAALLCTHFAAYLAVLFLVLPPEKALLFLIVHQGLWGVYMGSIFAPNHKGMPILSGDDRPDFLRKQVLTSRNVRGGPVVDVALGGLNYQIEHHLFPSMPSPHLRRAQPIVRDYCAEIGVPYCETGLVDSYAQALRSLHHAGAPIREG, translated from the coding sequence GTGAGCATCGACGACGACATCGCCAAGCCCGCCACCGGAAGCGACTTCGCCCGCCTGTCCCGACGGATCACCGAAGCCGGGCTGATGGCGAGGCGCCCCGGCTACTACACCGCCCGCGTCGGCATCGTCGCCGGCCTCTATCTCGGCGGTATCGCCGCCTTCTTCGCACTCGGCGACTCGTGGGCCCAGCTCGGGCTCGCCGCGTTCTTCGCCGTCCTCTTCGGACAGGTCGCGCTGCTGGCGCACGATCTCGCGCACCGCCAGGTGTTCCGCACCCGGCGGCCGACCGAGATCGCGGGCCTGCTCGCGGGCAACCTCGGCATCGGCATGAGCTACGGCTGGTGGATGGACAAGCACACCCGCCACCACGCCAACCCGAACCACGAGGACCTCGACCCCGACGTCGACCCGGACATCCTGGTGTGGTCCCAGAAGCAGGCGAAGGCCAGCAAGGGGCTGCCGCGGTTCATCGGCCGCTGGCAGGCGTTCCTGTTCTTCCCGCTGCTCACCCTGGAGGGATTGAACCTGCACTTCTCCGGCGTGCGCGCGGTGGTGAAAGGGAATCTGCGCCACCGCGGCATCGAGGCGGCGCTGCTGTGCACCCACTTCGCCGCCTACCTCGCCGTGCTCTTCCTCGTGCTGCCACCGGAAAAGGCGCTGCTGTTCCTGATCGTCCACCAGGGACTGTGGGGTGTCTACATGGGATCGATCTTCGCGCCGAACCACAAGGGCATGCCGATCCTCTCCGGCGACGACCGGCCGGACTTCCTCCGCAAGCAGGTGCTGACCTCCCGCAACGTGCGCGGCGGCCCGGTCGTCGACGTGGCGCTCGGCGGGCTGAACTACCAGATCGAGCACCACCTGTTCCCGAGCATGCCGAGCCCGCACCTGCGCCGGGCGCAGCCGATCGTGCGCGACTACTGCGCGGAGATCGGGGTGCCCTACTGCGAAACCGGGCTCGTCGACTCCTACGCGCAGGCGTTGCGCAGCCTGCACCACGCGGGCGCCCCGATCCGCGAAGGCTGA
- a CDS encoding MFS transporter, whose translation MVAARLDRLPVTRLHRYLIAVVGVATFFDLYDLFLASAISTVLSKEFGVSSAELKPLLASAFVGAFVGAVALGRLADRIGRRRAFLVTLGLYSVFTLLGAFSTDVWMLVACRFVAGIGIGAELPLADAYLADLLPAKSRGRATAWAYTVGFCGVPVAGFLAKGLVGETPLGIDGWRWLFVIGALGSAIVWVLRAGLPESPRWLAAKGRDDEAEAVLVRLETAAGQGLPEPKPVDAPPERPGRATDLLRPPWRRRTGMLAVFQILQAFGYYGFGSLVPIVLAAKGFDLTHSLTFSALTFLGYPIGSALSIPVIERVQRKTLIIASAIGMAAFGLAFGYSSSGVLIAVFGFAYTAMSNVFSNAFHTYQGELFPTTLRATAAGSAYSLSRLATAAMPYLLIPVLDHAGAGTLYAVVAGAMLLLVANVAVFGPRTTGRSVEEITGEAGHRSASAS comes from the coding sequence ATGGTGGCGGCGCGGCTGGACCGCCTGCCGGTGACCCGGCTGCACCGCTACCTGATCGCGGTGGTCGGCGTCGCCACCTTCTTCGACCTCTACGACCTCTTCCTCGCCAGCGCGATCAGCACGGTGCTGTCCAAGGAGTTCGGCGTCTCCAGCGCCGAGCTGAAACCCCTGCTGGCATCGGCCTTCGTCGGCGCGTTCGTGGGCGCCGTGGCGCTGGGCAGGCTCGCCGACCGCATCGGCCGCAGGCGCGCGTTCCTGGTCACCCTCGGCCTCTACTCGGTCTTCACGCTGCTGGGCGCGTTCAGCACCGACGTGTGGATGCTGGTCGCCTGCCGGTTCGTCGCGGGGATCGGGATCGGCGCCGAACTCCCGCTCGCCGACGCCTATCTCGCGGACCTCCTGCCCGCGAAGTCCCGCGGCCGTGCGACGGCGTGGGCCTACACGGTGGGTTTCTGCGGCGTTCCCGTCGCGGGTTTCCTCGCGAAGGGGCTCGTCGGCGAAACCCCGCTCGGCATCGACGGCTGGCGCTGGTTGTTCGTGATCGGCGCGCTCGGTTCGGCGATCGTGTGGGTGCTGCGGGCCGGTCTTCCCGAGTCACCGCGCTGGCTCGCCGCGAAGGGCCGCGACGACGAAGCCGAAGCCGTGCTCGTGCGGCTGGAAACCGCTGCCGGGCAAGGACTTCCCGAGCCGAAACCGGTCGATGCCCCGCCGGAGCGACCCGGCCGCGCGACCGATCTGCTCCGCCCGCCGTGGCGCCGCCGGACCGGGATGCTCGCCGTGTTCCAGATCCTGCAGGCCTTCGGCTACTACGGGTTCGGCTCGCTGGTGCCGATCGTGCTGGCCGCCAAGGGTTTCGACCTGACGCATTCGCTGACCTTCAGCGCGCTGACCTTCCTCGGCTACCCGATCGGCTCGGCACTGTCCATTCCGGTCATCGAGCGCGTGCAGCGCAAGACGCTCATCATCGCCAGCGCGATCGGCATGGCCGCGTTCGGCCTCGCGTTCGGGTATTCCTCCTCCGGCGTGCTCATCGCGGTGTTCGGGTTCGCCTACACCGCGATGAGCAACGTGTTCTCGAACGCTTTCCACACCTACCAAGGAGAACTGTTCCCGACGACGCTGCGCGCGACCGCCGCGGGCTCGGCGTACTCGCTCTCACGCCTGGCGACGGCGGCGATGCCGTACCTGCTCATCCCGGTGCTCGACCACGCGGGCGCGGGCACCCTGTACGCGGTGGTCGCGGGCGCGATGCTGCTGCTGGTCGCGAACGTGGCCGTGTTCGGGCCGCGCACCACCGGCCGCTCGGTCGAGGAGATCACGGGCGAAGCCGGTCACCGCAGCGCTTCGGCGAGCTGA
- a CDS encoding TIGR03620 family F420-dependent LLM class oxidoreductase produces MRPELGRLGVWTWAFDRQPWAKVTEAVAEMEELGYGTVWFGEGAGRDATTQAALLLAATKRIVVAPGIANIYRHYPETLAQSERALAEAFPGRFVLGLGVGARRITEARGRQWGPPLSTMRDYLDAMDAATLTAPGPAEPSPRVLAALGPKMLRLAAERTWGAHPFLLPAEHTAYAREIVGPGAVLAVHQAVAVHPDPVRAKEIARAGVAGWIAQAEVVPSRWNLVKELTGFDESDLAGGGSDRLVDAMVAAGDAGTVAERIRRQFDAGADHVCVGVMTGAAEAELALDELRQLAEALR; encoded by the coding sequence ATGCGGCCTGAACTCGGTCGGCTCGGAGTGTGGACGTGGGCGTTCGACCGGCAACCGTGGGCGAAGGTTACCGAGGCCGTCGCCGAGATGGAGGAACTCGGCTACGGCACCGTGTGGTTCGGCGAGGGAGCGGGCCGCGACGCGACCACGCAGGCCGCGCTCCTGCTCGCGGCGACGAAGCGGATCGTGGTGGCGCCGGGGATCGCCAACATCTACCGCCACTACCCGGAAACGCTGGCGCAGTCCGAACGCGCGCTCGCGGAGGCGTTTCCCGGCCGGTTCGTGCTGGGGCTCGGCGTGGGAGCGCGGCGCATCACCGAAGCGCGCGGACGGCAGTGGGGTCCGCCGCTGTCCACGATGCGCGACTACCTCGACGCGATGGACGCCGCGACCCTCACCGCGCCGGGACCGGCCGAACCGTCACCGCGCGTGCTGGCCGCGCTCGGCCCGAAGATGCTGCGGCTGGCCGCGGAGCGGACCTGGGGCGCGCATCCGTTCCTCCTGCCCGCCGAGCACACCGCCTACGCGCGCGAGATCGTCGGCCCCGGCGCGGTGCTCGCCGTGCATCAGGCCGTCGCCGTGCACCCGGATCCCGTGCGCGCCAAGGAAATCGCCCGCGCCGGTGTGGCGGGGTGGATCGCGCAGGCCGAGGTCGTGCCGTCGCGGTGGAACCTCGTCAAGGAGCTGACCGGGTTCGACGAATCCGATCTCGCCGGCGGCGGCAGCGATCGCCTCGTCGACGCGATGGTCGCGGCAGGCGACGCCGGCACCGTGGCCGAGCGGATCCGGCGCCAGTTCGACGCCGGCGCCGATCACGTCTGCGTCGGCGTCATGACGGGGGCCGCCGAAGCCGAGCTGGCGCTGGACGAACTGCGTCAGCTCGCCGAAGCGCTGCGGTGA
- a CDS encoding TetR/AcrR family transcriptional regulator gives MSTEHGRKPRRADARRNFEQLLTAAHDVFAEHGTDASLEEVARRAGVGIGTLYRHFPTRDALLEALVGDRFDKLHAEAERLLAEHPPAEALRAWLRRFITGTSTYRGLVTSVVADAHGTGSELDRSCARLQEAGSDLVFRAQHAGAIRRDVAAGDVLAMAAGISWVSGQVADPDDRTRRLLDLLMTGIRL, from the coding sequence ATGAGCACGGAGCACGGGCGCAAACCCCGGCGAGCCGACGCGCGCCGCAACTTCGAGCAGCTGCTGACCGCCGCGCACGACGTGTTCGCCGAGCACGGCACGGACGCCTCGCTCGAAGAGGTCGCGCGCCGGGCCGGGGTCGGCATCGGCACGCTGTACCGCCACTTCCCCACCCGCGACGCGCTGCTCGAAGCACTCGTCGGCGACCGCTTCGACAAGCTGCACGCGGAGGCCGAACGGCTGCTGGCGGAGCACCCTCCCGCCGAAGCGCTGCGGGCATGGCTGCGGCGGTTCATCACCGGCACCTCGACCTACCGCGGGCTCGTCACCTCGGTCGTGGCCGACGCGCACGGCACCGGGTCCGAACTGGACCGCTCGTGCGCGCGGCTCCAGGAAGCCGGATCGGACCTGGTGTTCCGCGCGCAGCACGCGGGCGCGATCCGCCGCGACGTCGCGGCGGGCGACGTGCTCGCGATGGCCGCCGGGATCTCCTGGGTCTCCGGCCAGGTCGCCGACCCCGACGACCGGACACGGCGGCTGCTCGACCTGCTCATGACCGGGATCCGGCTGTGA
- a CDS encoding DNA polymerase IV, translated as MQRWVVHLDLDAFYASVEQHTRPTLRGRPVLVGGSGPRAVVAGASYEAREYGARSAMPMSQARRLVPAGAVTLPARFSLYEAMSRRVFAIVGEYATVLERVSLDEAFAEPPELVGASAEDVEAFGARLRARIAEETGLTASIGAGSGKQVAKIASDYAKPDGLVVVRRADERDFLAGLPVRALWGVGPIAEGKLRTIGVLTIGQFAALDEREASSLLGGAVGRELHRLANGHDDRPVSGRAEAKQVSAETTFDIDIVDLPTLRAETRRVARGAHLRLVKSGRAARTVGIKVRHTDMSTINRSETASHGSTDPDRLAAVAERLLPDPAEFGPVRLVGVSFSGLVELRQEPLFELELPEEPVPGGETAVARPMPARSGWRQGDDVRHPEFGTGWVQGAGHGRVTVRFETALSGPGRARTFAQDDPALTRGDALDSLGPPPGGEHAGDPE; from the coding sequence ATGCAGCGCTGGGTCGTCCACCTCGACCTCGACGCGTTCTACGCCTCGGTCGAACAGCACACGCGCCCGACCCTGCGCGGACGACCCGTGCTCGTCGGCGGCTCCGGCCCGCGCGCGGTCGTCGCGGGCGCCAGCTACGAAGCCCGCGAGTACGGCGCGCGGTCGGCGATGCCGATGTCGCAGGCGCGACGGCTCGTGCCCGCGGGCGCGGTGACCCTGCCCGCCCGTTTTTCGCTCTACGAAGCCATGAGCAGGCGCGTGTTCGCGATCGTCGGCGAGTACGCCACGGTGCTGGAACGGGTTTCGCTCGACGAGGCCTTCGCCGAGCCGCCCGAACTCGTCGGCGCGAGCGCCGAGGACGTCGAGGCGTTCGGCGCGCGGCTGCGGGCCAGGATCGCCGAGGAGACCGGGCTGACCGCGTCGATCGGGGCTGGCAGCGGCAAGCAGGTCGCCAAGATCGCCTCGGACTACGCGAAACCGGACGGCCTCGTCGTCGTGCGGCGCGCGGACGAACGGGACTTCCTCGCCGGGCTGCCGGTGCGCGCGCTGTGGGGCGTCGGCCCGATCGCGGAGGGCAAGCTGCGCACCATCGGCGTGCTGACCATCGGCCAGTTCGCGGCGCTCGACGAACGCGAAGCCTCGTCGCTGCTCGGCGGCGCGGTGGGCAGGGAGCTGCACCGGCTGGCGAACGGTCACGACGACCGCCCGGTGAGCGGGCGTGCCGAGGCGAAGCAGGTGAGCGCCGAGACCACGTTCGACATCGACATCGTGGACCTGCCGACACTGCGGGCGGAAACGCGACGCGTGGCCCGCGGCGCGCACCTCAGGCTGGTCAAGTCCGGCCGCGCGGCGCGCACGGTCGGCATCAAGGTCCGGCACACCGACATGAGCACCATCAACCGGTCCGAGACCGCGTCGCACGGCTCGACCGATCCGGACCGGCTCGCCGCGGTCGCCGAGCGGCTGCTGCCCGATCCCGCCGAGTTCGGCCCGGTCCGCCTCGTCGGCGTTTCGTTCAGCGGGCTCGTCGAACTGCGCCAGGAGCCCCTCTTCGAGCTGGAACTGCCCGAAGAACCCGTTCCCGGCGGGGAAACCGCGGTCGCCAGGCCGATGCCCGCCCGGTCCGGCTGGCGCCAGGGCGACGACGTGCGCCACCCGGAGTTCGGCACCGGCTGGGTGCAGGGCGCCGGGCACGGCAGGGTCACCGTGCGGTTCGAGACCGCGCTGTCGGGTCCCGGCCGGGCGCGCACCTTCGCCCAGGACGACCCCGCGCTCACCAGGGGTGACGCGCTGGACTCGCTCGGTCCACCACCCGGCGGTGAGCACGCGGGCGACCCTGAGTAG
- a CDS encoding PaaX family transcriptional regulator produces MAEGSARPTVSRRREVSHASARSLLMTVLGEFVLPRGEPVWTATLVSALGLFGVEEKSARQALARSAAEGWVSSERFGRRVRWSLTPPGRRLLTEGAQRIYEFGSDTPDWDGTWLTLIVSVPEPRRDLRHRLRTRLTWAGFGSPVAGVWVSPHASRQDEARQIVRELELEPQAMSFLSRYGDIGDQDSMVARAWDLSDLESRYESFLDHFGGPRPAEETVLGAQTRLVHEWRRFPFLDPRLPRRLLPENWNGLEAAELFHLKHGEWRPGAQREWDDLVAEGTD; encoded by the coding sequence ATGGCCGAGGGCTCAGCACGGCCCACCGTGAGCAGGCGACGCGAGGTGAGCCACGCGAGCGCCCGCTCGCTGCTGATGACCGTGCTCGGCGAGTTCGTGCTCCCGCGCGGCGAACCGGTCTGGACCGCGACGCTGGTCTCCGCGCTGGGCCTGTTCGGCGTCGAGGAGAAGTCGGCGCGACAGGCGCTGGCGCGCTCGGCCGCGGAGGGCTGGGTCAGCTCCGAGCGCTTCGGGCGCCGCGTGCGGTGGTCGCTGACGCCGCCAGGACGGCGGCTGCTGACCGAAGGGGCGCAGCGGATCTACGAGTTCGGCAGCGACACCCCGGACTGGGACGGCACGTGGCTCACGCTCATCGTGTCGGTGCCCGAGCCGAGGCGCGATCTGCGGCACCGCCTGCGCACCCGGCTGACCTGGGCCGGATTCGGCTCCCCGGTCGCGGGCGTGTGGGTCAGCCCGCACGCGAGCCGCCAGGACGAGGCCCGCCAGATCGTGCGCGAGCTCGAACTGGAGCCGCAGGCGATGTCGTTCCTCTCGCGCTACGGCGACATCGGCGACCAGGACAGCATGGTCGCGCGGGCGTGGGACCTCTCCGATCTCGAAAGCCGCTACGAAAGCTTCCTCGACCACTTCGGCGGGCCGAGACCCGCCGAGGAAACGGTTCTGGGCGCGCAAACCAGGCTCGTGCACGAATGGCGCCGGTTCCCGTTCCTCGACCCGCGGCTGCCGCGGCGCCTGCTCCCGGAGAACTGGAACGGGCTCGAGGCGGCGGAACTGTTCCACCTCAAGCACGGCGAATGGCGCCCCGGCGCCCAGCGGGAATGGGACGACCTCGTGGCCGAAGGGACCGACTGA
- a CDS encoding J domain-containing protein, giving the protein MHGLDYYELLGVPKQASAAEIKSAYRSLAKTMHPDAGGTTGTFRLLQDAYETLIDPARRAGYDDAHPSYAPVALAPKPRRPQRRSPAAAPFRPGLPEIDVDALSWWHRGEVAEDGPGHAPAGLVAGAVLVLLLMLLLPGGLSGAVLAVWLVLLSAALGTTVWLIRGRLALAKARRELVAEFGDDVVFGRFGADADQQAERFTARLLERYLVKVPGARVFHSLAWPGSVFADIDHAVLAGRRLVLVESRLWPPGHYEIDDDGSLWRNGNRFRGGESRLLGAIERYRELLPGVEVRGAVLVYPHRAGEVTTEDAPDDLPAPMTPHQFAEDIGSWLTAGSSTVDPFVFRTVLGRVVGR; this is encoded by the coding sequence GTGCACGGGCTCGACTATTACGAGCTGCTCGGCGTGCCGAAGCAGGCGTCGGCCGCCGAAATCAAGTCGGCGTACCGGTCGCTGGCGAAGACGATGCATCCCGACGCCGGGGGCACCACGGGCACCTTCCGGCTGCTCCAGGACGCCTACGAGACGCTGATCGACCCGGCGAGGCGCGCGGGCTACGACGACGCGCACCCTTCCTACGCCCCGGTGGCGCTCGCGCCGAAACCGAGGCGGCCGCAGCGCCGAAGCCCGGCAGCCGCCCCGTTCCGGCCCGGCCTGCCGGAGATCGACGTCGACGCGCTTTCGTGGTGGCATCGCGGCGAAGTCGCCGAGGACGGACCGGGCCACGCACCGGCGGGACTGGTCGCCGGTGCCGTGCTGGTGCTGCTGCTGATGCTGCTCCTGCCCGGCGGGCTCTCGGGCGCGGTGCTCGCGGTGTGGCTCGTGCTGCTCTCCGCCGCGCTGGGCACGACGGTCTGGCTGATCAGGGGGCGGCTCGCGCTGGCGAAGGCGCGGCGGGAGCTCGTCGCCGAGTTCGGCGACGACGTGGTGTTCGGCCGCTTCGGCGCGGATGCCGACCAGCAGGCCGAGCGGTTCACCGCGCGGCTGCTGGAGCGGTACCTGGTGAAGGTGCCCGGCGCCAGGGTCTTCCACAGCCTCGCGTGGCCGGGCTCGGTGTTCGCCGACATCGACCACGCGGTGCTCGCCGGGCGCAGGCTCGTGCTCGTCGAATCGCGGCTGTGGCCGCCGGGGCACTACGAGATCGACGACGACGGATCCTTGTGGCGCAACGGAAACCGGTTCCGCGGCGGGGAAAGCAGGCTGCTCGGCGCGATCGAGCGGTACCGCGAGCTGCTGCCCGGCGTCGAGGTCCGCGGCGCGGTCCTGGTGTACCCGCACCGGGCGGGCGAGGTCACCACGGAGGACGCGCCGGACGACCTCCCCGCGCCGATGACCCCGCACCAGTTCGCCGAGGACATCGGGTCGTGGCTCACCGCCGGATCGTCCACAGTGGACCCGTTCGTGTTCAGGACGGTGCTCGGCCGCGTCGTCGGCCGGTGA